Proteins encoded by one window of Sphaerodactylus townsendi isolate TG3544 linkage group LG04, MPM_Stown_v2.3, whole genome shotgun sequence:
- the LOC125431376 gene encoding olfactory receptor 5V1-like, whose translation MGKAVNQTSVQEFILLGFSNHPELQIFLFLIFFIIYTVAFMGNLLILLVVIADSRLHTPMYFLLGNLSFIDICYMSGTVPQMLANFLHEAKTISYSRCMAQIFTLISCVGSECILLAAMAYDRYVAICHPLLYMVIMNRRVCLQMVAASWSGGFLNSLVHTLLTSALSFCGPREIRHFMCDVPPLLELSCTDTALNNMVLHTASVFIGISPCLFIVISYIFIAFAVLRIHSSEGRRKAFSTCTSHLTVVITFFGTALFNYNRSNGGHSLDTDILISTLYCIVTPTLNPIIYSLRNQEVKEALKKLACRKQARF comes from the exons ATGG GAAAGGCTGTAAATCAAACATCTGTCCAAGAATTCATACTTCTGGGATTCTCCAACCACCCTGAATTGCAAATATTTCTTTTCCTGATCTTCTTCATCATTTACACAGTGGCTTTCATGGGCAATCTTCTCATCCTTCTGGTCGTAATCGCTGACAGCCGACTCCACACGCCCATGTACTTCCTTTTAGGCAACCTGTCCTTCATAGACATTTGTTATATGTCTGGTACCGTTCCTCAGATGTTGGCCAACTTCCTCCACGAAGCAAAGACCATTTCCTATTCTAGGTGCATGGCTCAGATTTTCACCCTCATTTCTTGCGTGGGCTCTGAGTGTATACTCTTAGCGGCTATGGCTTACGACAGATACGTAGCCATATGCCACCCACTGCTGTACATGGTCATTATGAACAGGAGGGTCtgtctccagatggtggctgcctCTTGGTCGGGAGGCTTTCTTAACTCTCTCGTCCACACTCTTCTGACGTCTGCCTTGTCCTTCTGTGGTCCCCGTGAGATCCGCCATTTTATGTGTGATGTCCCTCCCCTTTTGGAATTGTCCTGCACGGACACAGCTCTCAATAACATGGTGCTCCACACGGCCAGCGTGTTCATTGGCATCAGCCCCTGCTTGTTCATAGTCATTTCCTACATCTTCATAGCTTTCGCAGTCCTTCGGATCCACTCCTCTGAGGGCAGACGCAAAGCCTTCTCCACCTGCACGTCTCACCTGACCGTGGTCATCACGTTCTTCGGAACGGCTCTCTTCAATTACAACCGATCCAACGGAGGACACTCGTTGGACACGGACATCCTGATTTCCACTCTGTATTGCATCGTAACGCCCACGTTGAACCCCATCATTTACAGCCTGAGGAATCAGGAAGTGAAGGAAGCTCTGAAGAAACTGGCATGTAGAAAGCAGGCCAGGTTCTAG
- the NAGPA gene encoding N-acetylglucosamine-1-phosphodiester alpha-N-acetylglucosaminidase: MAASTECVLPVLLSHRQGPLAAFSLAWLCCFLGVRGGEVVWNSLNDDLLLPYPPSPHGPQQRHRHVRDCQLLAHGNASHESWPGDNSSVSPLPVTRAFVSYFPPKGQDQRAVYGHFTVVRDPLRTLSVLEPGGQGGCRSHARATVEETARLGNCLVAQNGGYFDTDTGECLGNIVSNGQLVQTSRGLQNAQFGIRQDGTLVFGYLSEEEVLAKENPFVQLVSGVVWLLRDGEVYVNQSRVLECSKTQETGLFDTFINTVSARTAVGHDKEGRLVLMHVDGQTDRRGLSLWEMADFLKQQGVINAINLDGGGSATLVLNGTLANYPSDHCQPDPMWRCPRQISTVVCVHEPLCQPRNCSGNGLCMVGECQCKRPYWTGPACDVLDCGPYNCTPHGTCTEKGCLCDDGWTDPNCSKAAQSLPKADPNSERIFAENTWIIISSVLAVLLFLSAMGNSKLLFCRSAGQQNLSRYTYQPLQEINGESAHTYTTAAWKNEDDAADEWDLDHPGSVRFS; this comes from the exons ATGGCGGCCTCCACGGAGTGCGTGTTGCCTGTACTGCTGAGCCACAGGCAGGGGCCTCTGGCCGCGTTCTCCTTGGCGTGGCTCTGCTGCTTCTTGGGGGTGCGGGGCGGAGAGGTCGTCTG GAATTCATTAAACGATGACCTCCTGCTGCCCTACCCGCCTTCCCCACACGGTCCCCAGCAACGCCACCGGCACGTCAGAGACTGCCAGCTTCTGGCACACGGCAATGCGTCGCACGAATCCTGGCCTGGCGACAACAGCAGCGTCAGCCCGCTGCCTGTCACCCGTGCATTTGTTTCATACTTCCCTCCCAAGGGGCAGGACCAAAGAGCCGTGTATGGGCATTTCACCGTAGTGAGAGACCCTTTGAGAACCCTCTCTGTTTTGGAACCTGGTGGGCAGGGAGGGTGCCGGAGCCACGCGAGAGCCACCGTGGAAGAGACCGCCAGGCTTGGGAACTGTCTTGTGGCCCAGAACGGGGGCTATTTTGACACGGATACCGGGGAGTGCCTTGGGAATATCGTGAGCAACGGGCAGCTGGTACAGACCTCCAGAGGGCTGCAGAATGCGCAGTTTGGCATCCGGCAAGATGGCACACTGGTGTTTGG CTATCTCTCTGAAGAGGAGGTCTTAGCGAAGGAGAACCCTTTTGTCCAGCTGGTGAGCGGGGTGGTTTGGCTGCTACGAGACGGCGAAGTTTACGTGAACCAGAGCCGGGTCTTGGAATGCAGCAAGACGCAGGAAACAG GGCTTTTTGACACGTTCATCAACACCGTGTCTGCCAGGACAGCTGTGGGCCATGACAAAGAGGGCCGTTTGGTCCTAATGCACGTGGACGGCCAGACAGACCGAAGGGG TCTCAGCCTCTGGGAAATGGCGGATTTCCTGAAGCAGCAGGGCGTCATAAATGCGATCAACTTGGACGGCGGGGGATCAGCAACCCTCGTCTTAAATGGGACTCTTGCAAATTACCCCTCGGATCACTG CCAGCCTGACCCTATGTGGCGATGCCCTCGCCAGATTTCAACGGTCGTGTGTGTCCACGAGCCATTGTGCCAACCTCGAAACTGCAGTGGGAACGGCCTCTGCATGGTCGGGGAATGCCAGTGCAAAAGACCTTACTGGACGGGACCCGCCTGTGATGTCTTGGACTGCGGGCCTTACAATTGCACTCCGCACGGAACGTGTACAGAGA AAGGGTGCCTCTGTGACGACGGTTGGACAGACCCAAACTGCAGCAAAG ctgcccagagTCTCCCAAAGGCTGATCCTAACTCGGAACGTATTTTCGCAGA GAACACCTGGATCATCATATCATCCGTCTTGGCCGTTCTACTTTTCCTCAGTGCCATGGGAAACTCCAAGCTCCTTTTCTGCCGGTCCGCAGGACAACAGAACCTCAGCAGATACACTTATCAGCCGCTGCAAGAAATAAACGGGGAGTCTGCTCATACTTACACTACGGCAGCTTGGAAGAATGAAGACGACGCGGCAGACGAATGGGACCTAGATCACCCAGGGTCAGTCAGATTCAGCTGA